The region GCCTCAAAGTGTTGAAGGCCCTGAAGGTTTTCCTGAAAAAGGACCAGCAGATGGTCAAATCGCAGGAGCAGGCTTGATTCAGTTCTCTGAGCTAAATGAACAAACGTCTGATCGTTGGGTAAAGCGTCCAATAACAGCAGGACAACAAACGTTTGAATGGACGTTTACGGCTAACCACGTGACAAGAGGGTGGAAGTACTACATGACAAAACAGAACTGGAATCAAAATTCAGTATTAACGCGTGACTCTTTTGATTTGACGCCGTTCTGTGAACTTGATTACAACATGGCAAAGCCGCCGCTATATCCACAAACATTCTCTCATGAGTGTGTGGTTCCTGAGCGTGAAGGCTATCAAGTGATCCTTGCGGTTTGGGATGTGGGCGATACCGCTGCGGCATTCTATAATGTAATTGATGTAAAATTTGAAGGTGACGGCGGTGTGGTTGACCCAACTTGGACTCAAGGTGGCCAAATTAACCCAACGCGTGATCTAAATGTGGGCGACCGTGTGTTTACTCGTGTATTTGATGCATCTGGCGAAAACAATCGTTTATCGACAAGCGTAACGATTGAGAATGCTACTCAAGGCCAAGCAAATAACTGGACGCATGCATTAGCAACTAAGGTTAACCAAGAACACACGAATATGGGTGCTGGCCAGCTAAACGATAAAGGTGAATTTGTACCGGTATTTGGTTCAAACCCTGTGTACTTAAAAGCAGGCAGTGGCCTAAAGAGTGTTGAGATTGGTTACCAAATTGAAACGCCAGAGCCAACGTATGAGTTAGATATTCAAGGTCTAGAGTCTATGTATACCATTGGTGATACAGCGACAGAATTGGATCTTAGCCTATATGCTGTGGGTGATATGAATGTAGAGCTAACGGTTTATAACCATGCAAAAGAAGCGTTATCGAACGCGGTTGTTGATTTAAAAGATGGTGATACTAAGTCAGTATTAATGACATTGTCTAAATCAGAAAAAGGGCATCATATGCTTGTTTCTCGCATCAAAAATACAGAGGGTGAGTTAATTGAACAGACCACGTCTGATTTTCATTTGATGGAAGAACAAACACCACCACCAGCAGGTGATTATGATTTCGTGTTCCCTGAGAATGTGAAAAATTACACAGCAGGAACAAAAGTGTTAGCGGAAGATGGCGCTATCTACCAGTGTAAACCATTCCCTTATTCTGGTTACTGTTCACA is a window of Aliivibrio wodanis DNA encoding:
- the gbpA gene encoding GlcNAc-binding protein A, encoding MNKCSTKTILALSLMAASAGVSAHGYVSEKNGGIAGSRAALCKFLTSDTQEKNTKCGSVQWEPQSVEGPEGFPEKGPADGQIAGAGLIQFSELNEQTSDRWVKRPITAGQQTFEWTFTANHVTRGWKYYMTKQNWNQNSVLTRDSFDLTPFCELDYNMAKPPLYPQTFSHECVVPEREGYQVILAVWDVGDTAAAFYNVIDVKFEGDGGVVDPTWTQGGQINPTRDLNVGDRVFTRVFDASGENNRLSTSVTIENATQGQANNWTHALATKVNQEHTNMGAGQLNDKGEFVPVFGSNPVYLKAGSGLKSVEIGYQIETPEPTYELDIQGLESMYTIGDTATELDLSLYAVGDMNVELTVYNHAKEALSNAVVDLKDGDTKSVLMTLSKSEKGHHMLVSRIKNTEGELIEQTTSDFHLMEEQTPPPAGDYDFVFPENVKNYTAGTKVLAEDGAIYQCKPFPYSGYCSQWSEVATQYSPAVGSHWTMAWDKVK